One genomic region from Arthrobacter sp. YN encodes:
- a CDS encoding GNAT family N-acetyltransferase codes for MPFNAASPAVPDADITGLQWRPATLEDLDNWAALIARTAAVEHPVWYEKRGDLAHILESSKNPPQTSTLLGLDADGAARAYGRISKNPEGDKATGAACVDPDWQQRGIGSAVLVWQEEQARRRFAADQAAGHTDAPPRLRIQTEEQHEHQATLLRGHGYAAVRWFNEMHRPLSHELPQVPLGAGLELRTLDPTLFEPVRQAHNDAFRDHWGANPGTKSPGASPSRNPRRGMISAQWFLIHGRGTWLDTS; via the coding sequence ATGCCTTTCAACGCCGCAAGCCCTGCCGTGCCCGATGCCGACATCACCGGCCTGCAATGGCGGCCCGCCACCCTGGAGGACCTCGATAACTGGGCGGCCCTGATAGCCCGGACGGCCGCCGTCGAACATCCCGTCTGGTACGAAAAGCGCGGGGACTTGGCCCACATCCTGGAGTCCAGCAAGAACCCGCCGCAGACGAGCACCCTGCTGGGTCTGGACGCCGACGGCGCAGCACGCGCCTACGGACGAATTTCAAAGAACCCGGAGGGCGACAAAGCCACCGGGGCGGCGTGCGTTGATCCCGACTGGCAGCAACGCGGGATTGGCTCCGCAGTTCTGGTGTGGCAGGAAGAGCAGGCTCGCAGGCGGTTCGCCGCTGATCAGGCTGCCGGGCACACCGACGCGCCGCCGCGGCTCCGCATCCAGACAGAAGAACAGCACGAGCACCAGGCCACTCTCCTGAGGGGGCATGGGTATGCTGCCGTGCGCTGGTTCAATGAGATGCACCGGCCTCTTTCCCACGAACTGCCCCAAGTACCACTGGGTGCTGGCCTGGAACTCAGGACCCTGGATCCGACGCTCTTTGAACCCGTGCGCCAAGCGCACAACGATGCATTCAGGGACCACTGGGGAGCGAACCCAGGGACGAAGAGTCCTGGCGCTTCACCATCGAGGAACCCACGGCGCGGCATGATCTCAGCGCAGTGGTTCTTGATTCACGGACGGGGGACGTGGCTGGATACCAGCTGA
- a CDS encoding GNAT family N-acetyltransferase, translated as MVLDSRTGDVAGYQLSSFDPDSAADRGFTEGYTELLGVRRAYRGRGIAQLLLADAMRRYTDAGMEVASLDVDSANPTGALELYLGMGYTPVNRSMTWEKML; from the coding sequence GTGGTTCTTGATTCACGGACGGGGGACGTGGCTGGATACCAGCTGAGCAGCTTCGATCCCGATTCGGCAGCCGACCGCGGTTTCACAGAGGGCTATACGGAGCTCCTGGGCGTACGGCGAGCCTATAGGGGCCGTGGCATAGCACAACTGCTGCTGGCGGATGCCATGCGCCGGTACACCGATGCCGGAATGGAGGTGGCGTCACTGGACGTGGACTCAGCCAATCCCACCGGGGCGCTGGAACTCTACCTGGGCATGGGCTACACGCCGGTGAACCGCAGTATGACGTGGGAGAAGATGCTCTAG
- the cydD gene encoding thiol reductant ABC exporter subunit CydD, with the protein MKPVFPSGPATRSALYLIGLLSALKALSLVLMAQAVAGMLAGLASGTGDWSSGLVWGAVGAVLRSLTVWGQGIASRRAALGVKEELRAQLLRRSLADRASSPVEGMNDGGLAILATRGLDALDDYYTQYLPALVNCATVPLLIGARILFADWVSAVVIVLTVPLVPLFMVLIGRHTEDNVRDAQTSLRKLSGHILELAKGLPVLVGLGRATEQRAALEDISEQYRSRTMGTLRTAFLSALALELIATISVAVVAVFIGVRLVGGDMALEAGLLALILAPDCYLPLRELGTAHHASDDGRAALETTNAVLDAPAHQALPDKESSNSMPSGVVVDGLSVTYRGRSTAAVGPLSFTAPQGSITALDGDSGAGKSTVLGVLAGLIGPGPGAGVTGTVTGAGKGAVAWVPQHPAMATGTVQEEVSLYLDGYNGDAAQAVTRVLSKARAAHLAGKNPAELSPGELRRVALARGLARVEAGATVLLLDEPTAHLDPYSASVVRHAIESLRGNVTVILVAHDAATRALADHVVPVGNKRFHNAPMVPSVTTGDTRETAAGEQRQTSMTDGFTQRTPQAGNLKRLVRILQPVQWKFVAAGTVAVLAALFAVALSGLSGWLIIRASEQPPILYLLGAIVGVRFFGIGRAVLRYCERLLTHDAVFAAMTRLRGALWGTLSRRALSLRRLLQGGNVLGAIVDDVDTLRDLLPRVALPPVTAVGVGAAAIAATAIVLPAALPAVVLASVVGLAIAPLIAVLADRNAAKGEQHMRSVVLHGVASALDARAELTANAVAGPILKDLRTKDRAATVSAQRSAWAEGLGQAVIVLACSLAALWAGVLSAPSVVSGTVPPELVAVIVLMQLALVDAFSGIVSAVRQAPALAAVLGRVAASGALDVSGADLSEATRTELDGGPRPLPDRDGAAGLELKGAAAAWPGGPDAFAGITAEAGPGRWLAVTGPSGAGKTTLLSVLLGFLPLTRGTAKLTGTAAWCPQEAHLFDSTIRGNLLLSRPAAAKPSEAEMYKALADVGLDVVVDALPDGLDARIGPGGSFLSGGERQRLAMARTLLTGASVLLLDEPTAHLDAGSAREMMAILREGLKDVTVVLVTHNPDDIDPGDARLELSAAQPATKQSMGAPELVGKRTPQ; encoded by the coding sequence ATGAAGCCCGTGTTCCCCTCCGGCCCGGCCACCCGATCCGCGCTGTACCTCATTGGGCTCCTGTCCGCCCTCAAGGCGCTGTCCCTGGTGCTCATGGCCCAGGCCGTGGCGGGGATGCTGGCAGGGCTCGCCTCCGGAACGGGGGACTGGAGCAGCGGACTTGTCTGGGGTGCTGTGGGAGCAGTCCTGAGGTCACTCACGGTCTGGGGCCAGGGCATCGCCTCCAGGCGGGCGGCACTTGGCGTCAAGGAGGAGTTGCGGGCGCAGCTGCTGCGGCGCTCACTGGCCGACCGTGCTTCATCCCCGGTAGAAGGAATGAACGACGGCGGCCTGGCGATCCTGGCGACGCGTGGCCTGGACGCGCTGGACGACTACTACACCCAGTACCTGCCCGCCTTGGTCAATTGCGCCACGGTACCGCTGTTGATCGGGGCCAGGATTCTCTTTGCCGACTGGGTCAGCGCGGTAGTGATCGTCCTGACGGTTCCGCTGGTGCCGTTGTTCATGGTCCTGATTGGCCGGCATACGGAGGACAACGTCAGGGACGCCCAGACAAGCCTCCGGAAACTCTCCGGCCACATCCTGGAACTGGCCAAGGGCCTTCCGGTGCTGGTGGGCCTGGGCCGCGCCACCGAACAACGCGCAGCCTTGGAAGACATTTCGGAGCAGTACCGGAGCCGGACCATGGGAACCCTCCGAACAGCCTTCCTGTCAGCGTTGGCGCTCGAACTCATTGCCACGATCTCCGTTGCCGTTGTAGCTGTGTTCATCGGCGTCAGGCTTGTGGGCGGCGACATGGCCCTGGAAGCCGGACTCCTGGCCCTTATCCTTGCCCCGGACTGCTACTTGCCGCTGCGGGAGCTGGGTACTGCCCACCACGCCAGCGACGACGGCAGGGCCGCCTTGGAAACCACCAATGCCGTGCTGGATGCCCCCGCGCACCAGGCCCTGCCTGACAAAGAATCCTCCAACAGCATGCCGTCCGGCGTTGTGGTGGACGGGTTGTCGGTGACCTATCGCGGGAGGTCCACGGCCGCCGTCGGGCCCCTCAGCTTTACCGCCCCGCAAGGCAGCATTACAGCCCTCGACGGCGACAGCGGCGCCGGGAAGAGCACCGTCCTCGGTGTCCTTGCCGGACTGATCGGACCAGGGCCGGGAGCAGGCGTGACGGGAACCGTCACTGGAGCCGGGAAGGGTGCCGTGGCATGGGTGCCGCAACACCCCGCCATGGCAACAGGGACCGTCCAGGAAGAAGTGTCCCTGTATCTTGACGGATACAACGGAGATGCTGCCCAAGCCGTCACACGTGTTTTGTCGAAAGCAAGGGCTGCGCACCTGGCTGGGAAGAACCCGGCCGAACTGAGCCCCGGTGAACTGCGCCGTGTTGCGCTCGCCCGCGGACTGGCACGGGTGGAAGCAGGCGCCACCGTCCTGCTGCTCGACGAGCCCACCGCGCACTTGGACCCCTACTCAGCCAGCGTGGTCCGCCACGCCATCGAGTCTCTGCGAGGCAACGTTACGGTCATCCTGGTGGCCCACGACGCCGCAACCCGTGCGCTCGCGGACCACGTGGTGCCCGTGGGAAACAAACGCTTCCATAATGCGCCCATGGTTCCGTCCGTGACCACAGGTGACACCCGGGAGACTGCCGCCGGCGAACAGCGCCAAACATCCATGACCGATGGTTTTACCCAGCGCACCCCACAGGCCGGCAATCTGAAGCGCCTGGTGCGGATCCTCCAACCCGTGCAGTGGAAGTTCGTCGCCGCCGGCACCGTGGCGGTCCTGGCTGCCCTGTTCGCGGTGGCATTGTCCGGTTTGTCCGGGTGGCTGATCATCAGGGCCAGCGAACAACCGCCCATCCTCTACTTGCTGGGCGCGATTGTCGGCGTCAGATTCTTCGGAATCGGCAGGGCAGTCCTGCGCTACTGTGAGCGGCTCCTGACCCACGACGCCGTATTCGCCGCCATGACCCGCCTCCGCGGAGCACTGTGGGGGACACTGAGCCGCAGGGCACTGTCATTGAGGCGCCTTCTCCAGGGCGGCAACGTGCTTGGCGCAATCGTGGACGACGTCGATACCCTCCGGGACCTCCTGCCACGGGTTGCGCTGCCACCCGTCACCGCAGTGGGGGTGGGAGCTGCGGCGATCGCAGCCACAGCCATCGTCCTGCCCGCCGCCCTGCCCGCTGTGGTGCTGGCTTCCGTGGTGGGACTTGCAATCGCCCCGCTCATTGCCGTCCTGGCCGACCGGAACGCTGCCAAGGGCGAACAGCACATGCGCTCCGTGGTACTTCACGGCGTGGCCTCAGCCCTGGACGCCCGGGCAGAACTGACGGCCAACGCAGTAGCCGGGCCGATCCTCAAGGATCTGCGAACCAAAGACCGCGCCGCCACCGTCTCTGCCCAGCGCTCGGCATGGGCTGAAGGCCTCGGCCAAGCCGTGATCGTCCTGGCATGCTCGCTGGCAGCCTTGTGGGCAGGTGTCCTCAGCGCTCCTTCGGTTGTCTCCGGTACGGTCCCACCCGAACTTGTGGCTGTCATCGTCCTGATGCAGCTGGCCTTGGTGGATGCCTTCAGCGGCATCGTTTCCGCGGTGCGCCAGGCTCCGGCGCTCGCGGCCGTGCTGGGCCGGGTTGCTGCGTCCGGGGCTTTGGACGTTTCTGGCGCCGATCTTTCCGAGGCAACCCGAACAGAGCTCGACGGCGGCCCGCGGCCACTCCCGGACCGCGACGGCGCAGCGGGGCTTGAATTGAAGGGTGCGGCGGCTGCCTGGCCCGGGGGTCCCGATGCCTTCGCCGGGATCACCGCTGAAGCCGGACCCGGCCGCTGGCTCGCGGTGACAGGGCCCTCGGGCGCGGGAAAGACCACGCTGCTGTCCGTGCTGCTGGGCTTCCTGCCGCTCACCCGGGGAACAGCGAAGCTGACGGGTACTGCCGCCTGGTGCCCCCAGGAAGCGCACCTGTTCGACTCCACCATCCGTGGGAACCTCCTGCTCAGCCGTCCAGCCGCGGCGAAGCCAAGCGAGGCCGAGATGTACAAGGCACTGGCGGACGTCGGACTTGATGTGGTGGTGGACGCCTTGCCGGACGGACTCGATGCCAGGATCGGGCCCGGCGGCTCGTTCCTCAGCGGAGGCGAACGGCAGCGGCTGGCGATGGCCAGGACCCTTCTGACCGGAGCGTCGGTACTTCTGCTCGACGAGCCCACTGCCCATCTGGACGCCGGTTCTGCACGGGAAATGATGGCCATTCTTCGCGAAGGCCTCAAGGACGTCACTGTTGTTCTGGTGACCCACAATCCCGACGACATTGATCCGGGGGATGCCCGGCTCGAACTGTCCGCAGCCCAGCCTGCGACGAAACAAAGCATGGGCGCGCCGGAACTGGTGGGAAAGCGTACCCCTCAGTAA
- a CDS encoding DNA gyrase/topoisomerase IV subunit A, producing the protein MARSQKSARTAEPLGDFTENIVDIDVTSEMEGSFLEYAYSVIYSRALPDARDGLKPVQRRILYMMSDMGLRPDRGHVKSARVVGEVMGKLHPHGDTAIYDAMVRMAQDFSLRLPLIDGHGNFGSLDDGPAAPRYTEARLAAAALTMTDHLDEDVVDFVPNYDNQLTQPDVLPAAFPNLLVNGTTGIAVGMATNMPPHNLVEVIAAARHLIANPGATLDDIMRFIPGPDLPTGGRIVGLDGIRDAYATGRGSFKTRAKVEVEQLSARRTGLVVTELPYMVGPEKVIEKIKDAVNAKKLTGISDVVDLTDRNHGLRLVIELKNGFNPNAVLQQLYRYSPMEDSFGINNVTLVDGQPQTLGLLQLLQVYVEHRLTVVRRRTSFRLGKKKDRLHLVEGLLIAIVDIDEVIQIIRSSDEASAARERLMSIYDLTEIQANYILELRLRQLTKYSRLELEKEQDELRREIEALEAILASDELLRDLVSGELAVVAEKYGTPRRTVLLESEAVSPTVAAALAASTPGPKGKAAALPLEIPDDPCWALLSVSGQIARTSNQEPLAEAGPRAKHDVFRSVVKTTARGEIGAVTSKGRMLRLQVMDMPVLPPMSGLPNLAGGVPAKDFITLVKGETLVAFVPLDAILAIGTVQGIVKRVQPDYPLNREDWEIIALKDKDSVLAVEAAQEDDVDLVFVTRQAQLLRFSASNVRPQGRTAGGMAGIKLAAGDEVIHFGTVRANDPAAVVVTIAGTNGALPGTAPGTAKVTAFEEYPAKGRATGGVRVHRFLKGEDTLLLAWAGHGPAKASSAAGVARALPHEHGRRDGSGVPLSQPVEAIGPSMAWVEAAE; encoded by the coding sequence ATGGCCCGCAGCCAAAAATCAGCACGGACAGCCGAACCCCTCGGCGATTTCACCGAGAACATCGTGGACATCGACGTCACTTCGGAGATGGAAGGCTCCTTCCTGGAGTACGCCTACTCAGTGATTTATTCGCGTGCGCTCCCGGACGCCCGCGACGGACTGAAGCCCGTTCAACGGCGCATCCTTTACATGATGTCCGATATGGGCCTCCGCCCGGATCGCGGACACGTCAAGAGCGCCCGCGTGGTGGGCGAAGTCATGGGCAAGCTCCACCCCCACGGCGACACCGCGATCTATGACGCCATGGTGCGCATGGCGCAGGACTTTTCCCTCCGCCTGCCACTGATTGATGGCCACGGGAACTTCGGATCGCTCGACGACGGACCGGCAGCACCGCGGTACACCGAGGCACGCTTGGCCGCCGCCGCACTGACCATGACGGACCACTTGGACGAAGACGTAGTTGACTTCGTCCCCAACTACGACAACCAACTGACCCAGCCGGATGTCCTCCCGGCAGCTTTCCCCAACCTGCTTGTTAATGGCACGACGGGCATCGCGGTGGGCATGGCAACGAACATGCCTCCACACAACCTCGTCGAGGTCATCGCCGCTGCACGCCACCTGATCGCCAACCCCGGCGCCACGCTGGATGACATTATGAGGTTCATCCCGGGTCCCGACCTTCCCACAGGCGGCCGGATCGTTGGGCTGGACGGAATCCGTGACGCCTACGCCACCGGCCGCGGTTCCTTCAAAACCCGCGCCAAGGTCGAGGTGGAACAGTTGTCAGCCCGCCGGACCGGTCTGGTGGTCACTGAGCTCCCCTACATGGTGGGCCCGGAAAAGGTGATCGAGAAGATCAAGGATGCCGTCAACGCCAAGAAGCTGACAGGCATCAGCGATGTCGTGGATCTGACGGACCGCAACCACGGCTTGCGCCTGGTCATCGAGCTCAAGAACGGCTTCAACCCCAACGCCGTTCTCCAGCAGCTGTACCGCTACTCACCCATGGAAGATTCCTTCGGGATCAACAACGTCACGTTGGTGGACGGGCAGCCGCAGACGCTGGGGCTCCTGCAGTTGTTGCAGGTGTACGTTGAGCACCGGCTGACTGTGGTGCGCCGCCGTACGTCCTTCCGCCTGGGCAAGAAGAAGGACCGCCTCCACTTGGTGGAGGGCCTGCTGATCGCAATCGTTGACATCGACGAGGTCATCCAGATCATCCGTTCCTCCGACGAAGCGTCTGCCGCCCGCGAGCGGTTGATGTCCATCTATGACCTCACCGAAATCCAGGCCAATTACATCCTGGAACTGCGCCTGCGGCAGCTGACCAAGTATTCCCGGCTCGAACTGGAAAAGGAACAGGACGAGCTCCGCCGCGAAATCGAGGCACTTGAGGCCATCCTGGCCTCCGATGAGTTGCTCCGCGACCTCGTCTCCGGCGAGTTGGCTGTAGTCGCGGAGAAGTATGGCACACCCCGGCGCACGGTTTTGTTGGAATCCGAGGCCGTCTCCCCCACCGTCGCTGCAGCCCTCGCAGCCTCCACTCCCGGCCCCAAGGGCAAGGCCGCGGCCCTGCCCCTGGAGATTCCTGATGACCCCTGCTGGGCCCTGCTCAGCGTCTCAGGCCAGATCGCCAGGACGTCCAACCAGGAGCCGCTGGCCGAAGCGGGACCCCGGGCCAAGCACGATGTCTTCCGCTCGGTGGTCAAGACCACTGCCCGGGGAGAGATTGGCGCGGTGACATCGAAAGGCCGCATGCTGCGCCTGCAGGTCATGGACATGCCCGTCCTCCCTCCGATGTCCGGTCTTCCCAACCTTGCCGGCGGCGTCCCTGCGAAGGACTTCATCACCTTGGTCAAGGGCGAGACGCTGGTGGCGTTCGTTCCCTTGGACGCCATCCTCGCTATCGGCACCGTCCAGGGCATCGTCAAACGGGTTCAACCGGACTATCCGTTGAACCGTGAGGACTGGGAAATCATCGCGCTGAAGGACAAGGATTCGGTCCTCGCTGTGGAAGCGGCACAGGAGGACGACGTCGATCTCGTCTTCGTCACGAGGCAGGCACAATTGCTCCGGTTCAGTGCCTCCAACGTCCGGCCGCAGGGCCGCACGGCGGGCGGTATGGCCGGCATCAAGCTGGCCGCCGGTGATGAAGTGATCCACTTCGGAACCGTACGCGCCAACGATCCCGCCGCCGTCGTCGTCACCATTGCCGGTACCAACGGCGCCCTGCCCGGGACGGCCCCCGGCACCGCGAAAGTGACAGCTTTCGAGGAGTATCCTGCCAAGGGCCGGGCTACCGGTGGCGTCCGGGTCCACCGCTTCCTCAAGGGCGAAGACACCCTGCTGCTGGCCTGGGCGGGACATGGCCCCGCCAAGGCATCCTCGGCAGCCGGCGTGGCGCGGGCCCTCCCCCACGAGCATGGCCGCAGGGATGGTTCCGGCGTGCCGTTGTCGCAGCCTGTTGAGGCGATCGGACCGAGCATGGCGTGGGTTGAAGCGGCAGAATAG
- the cydB gene encoding cytochrome d ubiquinol oxidase subunit II: MELLPTIWFVAIAVLWTGYLFLEGFDLGVGMLMKLFARNNTDRRVLLNTIGPVWDGNEVWLLTAAGATFAAFPLWYASLFSALYLPLLAVLAALIFRAVAFEYRGKVDSERWRNRWDWAIAVGSFVAAFGIGAALALTTTGLPLNANGDRSGGPMSWFSGYALLGGFGVVAFALVHALAFLALKTDGDVRHRARRWFVRLVPFAVLPMFGWMVSVQFLSGKPWTWALVAAGVVAVVLAWTLARAGAEGRAFGALGGFIVCATASIFGAAFPVVIPSTLDPAFNLTISNASSSDYTLGLMSIVAAVGLPLVIAYQSWTYWVFRRRVSAAHIPEAHGFLPAIAAKVLIPKDSQPTAGTKEG; encoded by the coding sequence TTGGAACTGTTGCCAACCATCTGGTTTGTGGCCATCGCGGTGCTGTGGACGGGTTACCTCTTCCTGGAGGGCTTTGACCTTGGCGTCGGCATGCTCATGAAGCTCTTTGCCCGCAACAACACGGACCGCCGTGTGCTGCTCAACACCATCGGCCCCGTGTGGGACGGCAACGAGGTATGGCTGCTCACTGCGGCCGGAGCCACTTTCGCGGCCTTCCCGCTCTGGTACGCCTCGCTGTTTTCAGCCCTCTACCTCCCGCTCCTGGCAGTCCTGGCCGCGCTGATCTTCCGGGCTGTCGCCTTCGAATACCGCGGCAAAGTGGACTCGGAGCGCTGGCGGAACCGCTGGGACTGGGCGATCGCCGTTGGATCCTTCGTCGCAGCCTTCGGCATCGGTGCCGCCCTGGCGCTGACCACCACCGGTCTTCCGTTGAACGCCAACGGAGACCGCAGCGGCGGCCCCATGTCCTGGTTCAGTGGCTATGCGCTGCTGGGCGGTTTCGGTGTGGTGGCGTTCGCTCTGGTTCACGCCCTTGCCTTCCTGGCCCTGAAGACCGACGGCGATGTGCGGCACCGTGCACGCCGCTGGTTTGTGCGTTTGGTGCCGTTCGCGGTGTTGCCGATGTTCGGCTGGATGGTGTCCGTACAATTCCTCAGCGGTAAGCCGTGGACCTGGGCCCTGGTGGCGGCCGGAGTCGTGGCTGTCGTCCTGGCCTGGACGTTGGCCAGGGCAGGGGCAGAAGGACGGGCCTTCGGTGCCCTGGGCGGGTTCATTGTGTGCGCCACCGCTTCGATCTTCGGGGCAGCCTTCCCCGTGGTGATTCCTTCCACCCTTGATCCAGCGTTCAACCTGACCATTTCCAATGCCTCATCCTCGGACTACACACTGGGACTGATGAGCATTGTGGCCGCCGTAGGACTGCCCTTGGTGATCGCGTACCAGTCGTGGACCTACTGGGTATTCCGCCGGCGCGTCAGCGCCGCGCATATCCCCGAAGCGCACGGTTTCCTTCCCGCGATTGCTGCCAAGGTCCTGATCCCCAAGGACAGCCAGCCAACCGCCGGCACCAAGGAAGGCTAA
- a CDS encoding VOC family protein, with protein MLKDQQVGAVLPAQDIARARAYYSEKLGLEPENPDDDDNLQYRCGDGTGFFVYQTSNAGSAKNTQMGWTVDDVKATVQELRGKGVTFEDYDFPGLKTEDGIATMPDGSAAAWFLDSEGNILSINQTG; from the coding sequence ATGCTCAAGGATCAGCAGGTTGGTGCCGTCCTACCGGCACAGGACATAGCCCGGGCACGCGCGTACTACAGCGAAAAACTCGGACTGGAACCCGAAAATCCGGATGACGACGACAACCTTCAGTACAGGTGCGGCGATGGAACGGGATTCTTCGTTTACCAGACATCCAATGCCGGGTCTGCGAAGAACACCCAGATGGGCTGGACGGTCGATGACGTCAAGGCCACCGTGCAGGAACTGCGCGGCAAGGGTGTCACGTTTGAGGACTACGACTTTCCTGGATTGAAAACTGAGGACGGCATCGCCACGATGCCTGACGGCAGCGCTGCGGCATGGTTCCTGGACAGCGAGGGAAACATCCTCAGCATCAACCAAACCGGTTAG